The genomic window CTTGCACATTCTCTCTACACTCTGAGATCGCAGAACTGTCGTAAAGGACCTTTGCTGATGTGATCCGCTTTTGCCCTGTTTCCGATCACCGTCTTCCGATCACTTTACGTCATTGCCTCTCGAAATTCCAGTGGATCACCCTCATCGTTCATCCCGGTCCCCCAGGCGACGCTGGACCCTCCTCTCTCGACTGGGTGCTCCTGGGTGACACCGGAACTCAGTCGTCGTCCATTGACCTTCTTGGACAACTGCTAGAGAGTAGTCCTTCCCCAACACCGCAAAGATCCCACTGGGGTACAATCTGTTTTCAGGCGACAGAAGATCTTGATGGAGGTGCAGTATGGGCTTGGGAACAATATGAACTACCTCGGCTGGGGACTGTCACGAAGGCACAGGTCTACCAGGGATATCATTCGGCGGCGGCTATGAGCGCTGTGATCCATGCGCTGTGTCGGGTGTACAAACTTACAGCTGGTGCTGGCCTGCCCAAGGAGCAGTGGATGAGCGTCGTCCCCGAGGAAACATGGCAAACAAAATGTGTGAGCTTGGGCAGGACTTTTATGGGCGGAAAAACACATGAAAGACCACTCTTACAATCAGCCAAGCGCCGGCCGGATTGGGAGAAACACACTGCCGAGGATGTGTTGCGCGTCTTGAATGCCGGCGACTCTCAACCTGGTGCCATGTTGCACCCTCTCACTACAGATGCCAAATCATCTCTTTTCGTTTACGGCGCTCATTTGCAAAAAGTTTCTATCCCTTCAGAATTCTACACTTCTTTGGGGTATACAACCTATGACGCAATTCCCAACGGTCGACCCATCGCTACTCGGGATGGAGCAGTCTTCTTCAAAACCCGCCAAACTGGCGATGCTTCTGCTGGTATCTGGATTACGCATGGTCGAGTCCCAAGAGGTAGAGACAAGCCGATTGATCCTAAAGTACCGATGGTAGAGGCCATCAAACTTGGGGGGCACGGACGTGCACTGGAAGATGTCCAGGAGTGGAAGCAAGAATGTTGGGAGCAAAAAGAGGGCGAATGGCAGGAAGTGTATGTGAAGAGTATCAAGAAAGGCGATGAGATCGCTCAGTTGGTGTATTGGAACTTTTAGTTTGTTTTCTGTTCGGTTCCTTAATCAGAGCTGAGCTAATTCATTGCAGTAACGGCGCCTTCACCACTGAAAACTGCAAGACCCTCCTCTCCGCGCTTCAGTGGGCTACGTCCCCCGAACGCGGCAATGTCAAGCTTCTCGCGCTCATGGGGGGCAATTACTTTTCCAACGGTATCGCCCTCAATACCATTGAACATGCCTCTTCTCCCGGTCTCGAAACATGGCGCAACATCAATGCTATCGACGATATCGTTTCTTTCCTCGTCTCGGATGTGTCTGACAAAGTGCCGGCGTTTATGCAAGGTATCGAGCCGCTTTGTAAACGTGGTATCGCAACTGTCGCCTGTGTGCGAGGGAATGCGGCTGCCGGTGGAGTAGCGCTGGCGACGGCTTGTGATGTGGTGCTTGCTGGGCGAGGGGTGGTGTTGAACCCTAGTTATAGAGGTATGGGTCTTCACGGCAGTGAACTGCATTCGTACGTTGTTCCTCCATGTTATCCCAAATCGAATGTTTACGTTTTTATATTTTCCCTGATTCACGTCTTTATCAGCTTTTCTTACCTCCAGCGATGTGGACCTATCCATGCGGCGGAGATTTTACGTGAGATGAAACCTCTCAACACCTCTCTCGCACAATCTTACGGTCTTATTGATGGTCAAATCGGGTCGTCCTCACAGACTGTGCTCGAGGCCGAACCGCTGTTCGTTGAGGCTGTTACATCATTCCTTACTGCTAAAACCCCTTCTGCACCCTTTTCTTCAGCTCCATGGGCTCGCTGTTCCCCCTCCCCTTTGACAATGGAAAATAAGGGTGCATCATCAAAATCATGGATCGATGAGATGTGCACCACCAAACTATGCACTTACACCACCTCGCGCGCTTTCCCCCCTCTCCATCACTACCGCACTGAAGAACTCTCCCAAATGCTTCTCGATTCTTTCCACCCTATCCGTTCACAGCGATACCACACCCGACGTTCCAGATTCGTTCGTAAACTCAAAGCGACCGGTACACCCGCTCGATACAAGTTGCACAGCGTCGTTGGGCATGAGGGAGAGGAAGTGGTgcaagatgaagaggataAAGAGACGTTTGATGAAGCGCCTGGATGGGAGAGGGGGGAGGAATGGGGTTGGGTGGGGATGGAGGTACCAGAGAGTTTGAAGGCGAGTCAAGTGTTAAGAATCCCGCTTTACCCCtcttgttcttctccttcgTCGTCGTCGCTATCGTCTCTACCTCAATCTCCATCTGTGGCAAAGCCATCAGCACTCGACGAAGAGTCCCGTCAACCTTCATATCGTTCCACAGCAACAAGCACGAGCAGCAGCTCTTGTCCGGATGAGTCGTTGCTTCTTACCCCCCCTGGTAGCTCGCCCCCTCGCCTTGGGAATGGTGGAAAAGGCAATGGCAATGGC from Cryptococcus gattii WM276 chromosome E, complete sequence includes these protein-coding regions:
- a CDS encoding uncharacterized protein (Similar to TIGR gene model, INSD accession AAW43488.1), with protein sequence MTVRRQSAPDDEPPLGPFATLPPDVAGLKKLKILLLVTSINSFTQRVLSYLQYLGLNQVSIQLATSDEDMLEAAESWQPDIVLCPFLTKKLPPSIHNNWITLIVHPGPPGDAGPSSLDWVLLGDTGTQSSSIDLLGQLLESSPSPTPQRSHWGTICFQATEDLDGGAVWAWEQYELPRLGTVTKAQVYQGYHSAAAMSAVIHALCRVYKLTAGAGLPKEQWMSVVPEETWQTKCVSLGRTFMGGKTHERPLLQSAKRRPDWEKHTAEDVLRVLNAGDSQPGAMLHPLTTDAKSSLFVYGAHLQKVSIPSEFYTSLGYTTYDAIPNGRPIATRDGAVFFKTRQTGDASAGIWITHGRVPRGRDKPIDPKVPMVEAIKLGGHGRALEDVQEWKQECWEQKEGEWQEVYVKSIKKGDEIAQLVYWNFYNGAFTTENCKTLLSALQWATSPERGNVKLLALMGGNYFSNGIALNTIEHASSPGLETWRNINAIDDIVSFLVSDVSDKVPAFMQGIEPLCKRGIATVACVRGNAAAGGVALATACDVVLAGRGVVLNPSYRGMGLHGSELHSFSYLQRCGPIHAAEILREMKPLNTSLAQSYGLIDGQIGSSSQTVLEAEPLFVEAVTSFLTAKTPSAPFSSAPWARCSPSPLTMENKGASSKSWIDEMCTTKLCTYTTSRAFPPLHHYRTEELSQMLLDSFHPIRSQRYHTRRSRFVRKLKATGTPARYKLHSVVGHEGEEVVQDEEDKETFDEAPGWERGEEWGWVGMEVPESLKASQVLRIPLYPSCSSPSSSSLSSLPQSPSVAKPSALDEESRQPSYRSTATSTSSSSCPDESLLLTPPGSSPPRLGNGGKGNGNGNGNGNGNGNGNGNGNGNGNGNGNGNNDRGDFAKKFTQKLRRALGLKKKIKSSKSSTVEKGNSIPTTHTSSVPPTFHPVLKRPLGQGEQASEWPCLVTGGEEWEGKRGDATEDGIKVENVA